One part of the Rutidosis leptorrhynchoides isolate AG116_Rl617_1_P2 chromosome 1, CSIRO_AGI_Rlap_v1, whole genome shotgun sequence genome encodes these proteins:
- the LOC139854304 gene encoding uncharacterized protein, translated as MVNLNHYLYGQTASLNAMNRMKNILSTTEKEDKKKPSTHSFQRLWDNLVNYNENYATMMFYPKNRKTGPKAVFLPEASPLTISEYFVHGLIDTLYIDGRTLHEIKELPQRMQEAITRYRDNFTKEREIFLRMHSSYPIFNVDQQLLVPSFTIAYLGVSNCNYPTRDEALKITPIIDHLVSSLAGVYFGSSKIGNGQEQQENVRINYVHKNVLIYSSTIEKIDEKGLNLINNFEEPFEAFTGQLSALPEYIKRRLCKQISRAPRHSCEYCQEEDTFLAS; from the coding sequence ATGGTTAATCTTAACCATTATCTTTATGGTCAAACAGCAAGTCTAAATGCCATGAATAGGATGAAAAATATTCTCTCTACAACAGAAAAAGAAGATAAGAAGAAACCATCCACACACAGTTTTCAAAGGTTATGGGATAACCTTGTGAATTACAACGAAAATTATGCAACAATGATGTTCTATCCCAAAAATAGGAAAACTGGCCCTAAAGCAGTTTTCTTACCAGAAGCATCACCATTAACAATATCAGAATATTTCGTCCATGGATTAATTGATACCTTATATATCGATGGAAGAACACTTCATGAAATCAAGGAACTCCCTCAAAGAATGCAAGAAGCAATAACCAGATACAGAGACAATTTTACAAAAGAAAGAGAAATATTTCTTAGAATGCATTCAAGCTACCCAATATTTAACGTAGACCAACAGTTACTTGTCCCATCATTTACAATAGCATATCTCGGAGTAAGCAATTGTAATTATCCAACAAGAGATGAAGCATTAAAAATAACTCCAATAATCGATCATCTGGTGTCATCACTAGCAGGAGTTTATTTTGGATCCTCAAAAATAGGAAATGGCCAAGAACAGCAAGAAAATGTGAGAATCAATTACGTTCACAAAAATGTCTTAATCTACTCAAGCACTATTGAAAAAATTGATGAAAAAGGTCTCAATCTAATCAACAATTTTGAAGAACCCTTTGAAGCATTCACAGGACAACTTTCTGCTCTTCCAGAATATATAAAAAGGCGTTTATGTAAACAAATATCTAGGGCACCAAGGCACAGTTGCGAATACTGTCAAGAAGAAGACACATTCCTAGCATCATAA
- the LOC139854325 gene encoding uncharacterized protein, producing the protein MTEEEEQSQQTSYPEEPKKKWYVIFDGPSKGIYNNWATANQFILGRSVTHKSYKTLEAAKVAFNEAYKTIATQPANEAKRLGSGMVNLNHYLYGQTASLNAMNRMKNILSTTEKEDKKKPSTHSFQRLWDNLVNYNKNYATMMFYPKNRKTSPKAVFLPEASPLTISEYFVHGLIDTLYIDGRTLHEIKELPQRMQEAITRYRDNFAKEREIFLRMHSSYPIFNEDQQLLVPSITIAYLGVSNGNYPTRDEALKTTPTIDHLVSSLAGVYFGSSKIGNGQEQQENVRINYVHKNVLIYSSTIEKIDEKGLSLINNFEEPFEAFTGQLSGLPEDIKRRLCKQISRAPRHSCEYCQEEDTFLAS; encoded by the coding sequence ATGACTGAAGAAGAAGAACAATCTCAACAAACATCATATCCAGAAGAACCAAAGAAAAAATGGTATGTCATTTTTGACGGACCATCCAAAGGAATATACAACAACTGGGCAACAGCAAATCAGTTTATATTAGGCAGAAGCGTAACGCATAAAAGTTACAAAACTCTAGAAGCAGCAAAGGTAGCATTCAATGAAGCATATAAAACAATAGCAACTCAACCAGCCAATGAAGCAAAACGTTTAGGATCGGGAATGGTTAATCTTAACCATTATCTTTATGGTCAAACAGCAAGTCTAAATGCCATGAATAGGATGAAAAATATTCTCTCTACAACAGAAAAAGAAGATAAGAAGAAACCATCCACACACAGTTTTCAAAGATTATGGGATAACCTTGTGAATTACAACAAAAATTACGCAACAATGATGTTCTATCCCAAAAATAGGAAAACTAGCCCTAAAGCAGTTTTCTTACCAGAAGCATCACCATTAACAATATCAGAATATTTCGTCCATGGATTAATTGATACCTTATATATCGATGGAAGAACACTTCATGAAATCAAGGAACTCCCTCAAAGAATGCAAGAAGCAATAACCAGATACAGAGACAATTTTGCAAAAGAAAGAGAAATATTTCTTAGAATGCATTCAAGCTACCCAATATTTAACGAAGACCAACAGTTACTTGTCCCATCAATTACAATAGCATATCTCGGAGTAAGCAATGGTAATTATCCAACAAGAGACGAAGCATTAAAAACAACTCCAACAATCGATCATCTGGTGTCATCACTAGCAGGAGTTTATTTCGGATCCTCAAAAATAGGAAATGGCCAAGAACAGCAAGAAAATGTGAGAATCAATTACGTTCACAAAAATGTCTTAATCTACTCAAGCACTATTGAAAAAATTGATGAAAAAGGTCTCAGTCTAATCAACAATTTTGAAGAACCCTTTGAAGCATTCACAGGACAACTTTCTGGTCTTCCAGAAGATATAAAAAGGCGTTTATGTAAACAGATATCTAGGGCACCAAGGCACAGTTGCGAATACTGTCAAGAAGAAGACACATTCCTAGCATCATAA